A region of Lycium barbarum isolate Lr01 chromosome 3, ASM1917538v2, whole genome shotgun sequence DNA encodes the following proteins:
- the LOC132631250 gene encoding uncharacterized protein LOC132631250 gives MSSITTVIRHSDFWNEQNCFVDYKVDAVVFKDYCSYGDLVETIAIQLGVDISRKTISIKYAVEGDNMPIEIHNNMGVRVYVELKRENRGFEAYPLCVSITDNDLENFMSGESAVGDDMFQLEFNDYMYAINVVNSNDLDASDCAKAVVLFQNNDDLIISNKEHKDVFVDQIYKDKDTVKNVMANYAIRKRFNFRTERSNAVSYTLVCCSTDCRWKFSASSIANSEMFRVRSFHDEHTCPLKDKVYSQRQATSWLIGASVVKPKIANHKRKYTPGDIVDDVKNEYGVDVSYMTAWRAREKAMNELRGEPTESYKKLPGYVYILDKTYPGSHVRMHKSQQNEFLYLFIALKAFIKGFECCRPIVVVDGSHLKTTYNGTFVSASTLDGAGNILPLAYGVIDSENDKSWTWFFEQFKQAYGNRDNMCVVSDRHESIVKAVSRVYPTVPHLACIWHLWKNVTTKYKSNGEVLSPVFYALAKAYTQAEFDKLMEKIEKVDFRVKEYLEDAGREKWARLYSPVNRGWTMTSNIAECINGKLVAARELPVFDFLEEVRKMFGRWNCTNRRNDTYTFTTLGKAFQQLLSINECKSLRMTVEPSTEYVYTVNDEARRFIIDLKKKTCSCRMFQMDEIPCPHAWAVLKSKSLMPDEYCSDLFKPKTVIKTYDVPVDPLPDESEWNIPKHISDEVVLPPRYKRPPGRPKKKRDKPLMETMIGKRRNACSTCGRLGHNRRSCSNEPRKK, from the exons ATGTCAAGCATAACAACAGTGATCAGACACTCCGATTTTTGGAATGAACAGAATTGCTTTGTTGATTACAAAGTAGACGCAGTTGTCTTCAAAGATTATTGTTCATACGGTGATTTGGTTGAAACTATAGCAATTCAGTTAGGTGTTGATATTAGCAGGAAAACGATATCAATAAAATATGCTGTTGAAGGAGACAACATGCCAATTGAAATACACAACAATATGGGAGTAAGGGTGTATGTTGAGCTTAAGAGAGAAAACAGGGGATTTGAAGCATATCCGTTGTGCGTTAGCATAACTGATAATGATCTTGAGAATTTTATGTCCGGCGAATCTGCAGTTGGAGACGATATGTTTCAACTTGAATTTAATGATTATATGTATGCTATAAACGTAGTTAATTCAAATGATTTGGATGCGTCGGATTGTGCTAAGGCTGTTGTTTTATTTCAAAACAACGATGACTTGATAATTTCGAACAAGGAACATAAAGATGTTTTTGTTGATCAAATCTACAAAGATAAGGACACTGTGAAGAATGTTATGGCGAATTATGCAATTCGCAAAAGATTCAATTTCAGGACAGAGAGGTCGAATGCCGTAAG TTACACTCTGGTATGTTGTTCAACTGATTGTCGTTGGAAATTCAGCGCTTCAAGTATAGCGAACTCTGAAATGTTCAGAGTGAGATCTTTTCATGACGAACATACGTGTCCATTGAAGGACAAAGTGTATTCCCAAAGGCAAGCAACAAGTTGGTTGATTGGTGCGTCAGTTGTTAAGCCAAAAATAGCAAATCACAAGAGGAAATATACACCTGGTGATATAGTAGACGACGTAAAAAATGAGTATGGCGTTGATGTTTCTTATATGACGGCCTGGAGGGCTAGAGAAAAGGCAATGAATGAATTAAGAGGGGAACCAACAGAATCATACAAGAAGTTACCGGGATATGTCTACATATTGGATAAAACATACCCTGGATCACATGTGAGAATgcacaaatcacaacaaaacgAGTTCTTGTATTTGTTTATAGCACTTAAAGCGTTCATAAAAGGCttcgagtgttgtagaccaatagttgtaGTAGATGGTTCCCACCTTAAAACTACATATAACGGTACTTTTGTATCAGCCAGCACGTTGGATGGTGCAG GTAATATTCTACCATTGGCGTATGGTGTGATAGATTCAGAGAACGATAAGTCTTGGACTTGGTTCTTTGAGCAGTTCAAACAAGCTTATGGGAATAGGGATAACATGTGTGTTGTATCAGACAGACATGAGAGCATCGTTAAGGCGGTGAGTAGAGTGTATCCAACTGTGCCACATTTGGCGTGCATATGGCATTTATGGAAAAATGTGACCACGAAATACAAGTCGAATGGTGAAGTATTGAGTCCTGTATTCTATGCACTTGCAAAAGCATACACACAGGCTGAGTTTGATAAGCTGATGGAGAAGATTGAGAAGGTTGATTTTCGGGTAAAAGAGTACTTGGAGGATGCTGGAAGGGAAAAGTGGGCTCGACTGTATTCACCCGTTAACAGAGGATGGACAATGACGTCAAATATAGccgaatgtattaatggaaaattggtagCAGCAAGAGAGTTGCCGGTTTTCGATTTtcttgaagaagtgaggaagatgtttgggAGATGGAATTGCACTAATAGGAGGAACGATacatacacattcacaacacttgGGAAAGCATTCCAGCAATTATTATCAATAAACGAATGTAAATCTCTACGTATGACG GTTGAACCATCAACTGAATATGTGTATACCGTAAATGATGAGGCAAGGCGATTCATAATTGATCTTAAAAAGAAAACATGCAGTTGTCGGATGTTTCAAATGGACGAGATACCATGTCCACATGCATGGGCTGTATTGAAGAGTAAAAGTCTTATGCCTGATGAATATTGTTCAGACCTATTCAAACCAAAGACAGTGATTAAGACGTATGATGTGCCTGTGGATCCTCTGCCTGACGAGAGTGAGTGGAATATTCCCAAACACATAAGCGATGAAGTTGTTTTGCCACCAAGATACAAGAGACCCCCGGGAAGGCCAAAGAAAAAGCGAGATAAACCATTAATGGAGACGATGATTGGTAAACGTAGGAATGCTTGTAGTACTTGTGGACGTCTTGGTCACAATAGACGTTCTTGTTCCAATGAGCCACGTAAGAAGTAG
- the LOC132631253 gene encoding uncharacterized protein LOC132631253 — protein MAERDTPSRNTRGSPHAYDGPSFSLGFSQQQLPIAGEFAKIAAERRSKKIHDPPRMRQLPPTEVPKRSKPKDDVPVKKGSKVAQQNKRKVTKPSSDVKGKNVVKDVDLEEDEQDPKFYVRSHPEEAPSMQRYTNIEVFKDIKSKLTVAQLEIFSKTIFGKFLGMQHLEVQAQIFRCFMVRELKESTSDCFTIDINGTVLRFTMREFALMSGLNCVADEGEFTYDEEKSNRIMDDYFGGTRSKVKRLEFIDCFKNKCWGDNDEDAVKFAILFFIITYIFCGEPRKTNIPRVHFEVVEDGRYVDYPWGKEAFNELIRSISKKYSATTQYYRIHGMPLAMQVWLYECCSRVPSYLAIKSGNSIPRMLNWRSIDSQPKYNILMEGIFRDGKQSSYTFANTIPTSSELESLQLPDVVVCRDTVDKNVLVDANEGTQVTDMPVDDFDDFSTTPPHLSKGKQQQRTNQTDSPPSKRRRQLHTTASTSKKQQIHTEPQTTVKKNHKDQKVAQKPILQKSASPKLNEQMNRPQNTTVLRDVPTSSMKEEMQLLRKDFQVFKESVVGEFTSELSKLRTFMDDNFKKLFEAIKVNNSADKAADSEAPEHQTDAGLQLTPEENLRHDSTIQTSPPKHDDESIKGVGPKLHEDDP, from the exons ATGGCGGAAAGAGATACTCCAAGTAGGAATACTCGAGGTAGTCCTCATGCTTATGATGGTCCTAGTTTCTCTTTGGGATTTTCACAACAACAACTTCCAATTGCAGGAGAATTTGCTAAAATTGCTGCTGAGAGAAGAAGCAAGAAGATTCATGACCCACCAAGGATGCGTCAACTTCCTCCAACTGAAGTTCCAAAACGAAGCAAGCCAAAAGATGATGTACCAGTAAAAAAAGGTTCTAAAGTTGCTCAACAAAATAAGAGAAAAGTAACCAAGCCTTCTTCAGACGTTAAGGGTAAAAATGTTGTTAAAGATGTAGATCTGGAAGAGGATGAACAG GATCCTAAATTCTATGTTAGGAGTCATCCTGAAGAGGCTCCATCGATGCAACGGTACACTAATATCGAGGTGTTCAAAGATATCAAGAGTAAGCTAACTGTTGCACAGTTAGAGATCTTTTCCAAGACAATATTTGGGAAATTCCTCGGAATGCAGCACCTGGAGGTTCAAGCACAAATTTTTAGGTGCTTCATGGTAAGAGAGCTCAAGGAGAGCACTTCTGATTGCTTTACAATTGATATAAATGGTACCGTATTGAGATTTACCATGAGAGAATTTGCCCTTATGAGCGGGCTAAATTGTGTAGCCGATGAAGGTGAATTTACATACGATGAGGAAAAATCGAATAGGATTATGGATGATTATTTTGGTGGAACTAGGAGTAAAGTAAAAAGATTGGAGTTCATTGATTGCTTTAAGAATAAGTGTTGGGGAGATAATGATGAGGACGCTGTTAAGTTTGCAATTTtgttttttataattacatacaTCTTTTGTGGTGAGCCTAGGAAAACGAATATACCAAGGGTTCATTTTGAAGTGGTTGAGGATGGAAGGTATGTAGATTATCCATGGGGCAAAGAAGCTTTTAACGAGTTGATTAGAAGCATCAGCAAGAAGTATTCTGCCACAACACAGTATTATAGGATCCATGGGATGCCACTGGCTATGCAAGTTTGGCTTTATGAGTGTTGTTCAAGAGTTCCATCGTATCTCGCTATTAAATCCGGAAATTCCATTCCAAGAATGTTGAATTGGAGGTCCATCGACAGTCAGCCCAAATATAATATTTTGATGGAAGGCATTTTTAGAGACGGCAAACAGTCG AGCTATACATTTGCAAATACAATCCCCACTAGCAGTGAGTTGGAGAGCCTCCAATTGCCCGATGTTGTTGTCTGTCGAGATACAGTAGACAAAAATGTCTTAGTTGATGCCAATGAAGGTACCCAAGTCACAGATATGCCAGTGGATGACTTTGATGATTTCAGTACTACTCCCCCCCACCTTTCTAAGGGCAAACAGCAACAACGGACGAATCAGACAGATTCTCCACCTTCGAAGAGACGCAGACAACTTCATACAACAGCTTCCACATCTAAGAAACAACAAATCCACACCGAACCACAGACAACTGTGAAGAAGAATCACAAGGATCAAAAGGTTGCTCAAAAACCTATTTTACAGAAGTCTGCTTCACCAAAGTTGAATGAACAAATGAATAGACCCCAAAACACCACAGTCCTACGTGATGTCCCTACTAGTTCCATGAAAGAGGAAATGCAATTGCTAAGGAAAGATTTTCAAGTTTTCAAGGAATCA GTCGTTGGTGAGTTCACAAGTGAGTTGTCCAAGCTtcgaactttcatggatgacaacTTCAAGAAGCTATTTGAAGCAATCAAGGTGAACAATTCTGCGGACAAG GCTGCCGATAGTGAGGCGCCGGAGCATCAAACTGATGCTGGGCTACAGTTAACGCCTGAAGAAAACTTACGACATGATTCTACCATTCAAACATCTCCTCCGAAACATGATGATGAGTCAATTAAG GGTGTTGGACCAAAGTTACATGAGGATGATCCCTGA
- the LOC132632189 gene encoding protein DOWNY MILDEW RESISTANCE 6-like, with protein METKVLSSGIRHSTLPPSYIRPESDRPRLSEVSVCENVPVIDLACPDRTHLIHQIGEACRLYGFFQVINHGVPQKLVEQMLEIAGEFFRLPVEEKLKLYSDDPAKTMRLSTSFNVKKETVHNWRDYLRLHCYPLEKYAPEWPSNPSSFREIVSRYCMEVRQLGFRLQEAIAESLGLEKECIKDILGEQGQHMAINFYPPCPQPDLTYGLPAHTDPNSLTILLQDLHVSGLQVLKDGKWLAVKPQPDAFVINLGDQLQAVTNGRYKSVWHRAIVNSDKARMSVASFLCPCDSAKISAPKLLTEDGSPVYRDFTYAEYYKKFWSRNLDQEHCLELFQN; from the exons ATGGAAACAAAAGTTCTTTCGAGCGGAATCCGTCACTCTACTCTCCCACCAAGTTATATCCGACCCGAATCCGATAGGCCACGCCTCTCTGAAGTGTCTGTTTGTGAAAATGTTCCTGTAATTGACTTGGCCTGTCCAGACAGAACTCATCTAATTCATCAAATTGGCGAAGCCTGTCGACTTTATGGTTTTTTCCAG GTAATTAATCATGGTGTACCACAGAAACTAGTAGAACAAATGCTAGAGATAGCTGGAGAGTTTTTCAGACTACCAGTGGAAGAAAAGTTAAAATTGTACTCAGATGACCCTGCAAAGACCATGAGATTATCCACAAGTTTTAATGTTAAAAAGGAGACGGTTCACAATTGGAGAGATTATCTTAGACTTCACTGTTATCCTCTGGAGAAATATGCTCCCGAATGGCCTTCTAATCCCTCCTCTTTCAG GGAAATAGTGAGCAGATATTGCATGGAAGTTCGACAACTAGGATTCAGATTGCAAGAAGCCATAGCAGAGAGCCTAGGCTTAGAGAAAGAGTGCATAAAGGATATATTGGGGGAACAAGGTCAACATATGGCTATCAACTTTTATCCTCCATGTCCACAACCAGATCTCACTTATGGGCTTCCGGCCCATACTGATCCAAATTCCCTTACTATTCTTCTTCAAGACTTGCACGTATCTGGGCTTCAAGTTCTTAAAGATGGCAAATGGTTGGCTGTCAAACCTCAACCAGATGCCTTTGTCATTAATCTCGGTGATCAATTGCAG GCAGTGACTAACGGAAGGTACAAAAGCGTATGGCATCGAGCTATTGTAAACTCAGACAAAGCAAGGATGTCAGTGGCTTCGTTCCTTTGTCCGTGTGATAGTGCCAAAATCAGTGCTCCGAAGCTCCTCACTGAAGATGGATCTCCAGTTTATCGGGACTTCACATATGCCGAGTATTACAAGAAGTTCTGGAGCAGGAATTTAGACCAGGAACACTGTTTGGAACTTTTCCAGAATTAA
- the LOC132632190 gene encoding LOW QUALITY PROTEIN: caffeic acid 3-O-methyltransferase-like (The sequence of the model RefSeq protein was modified relative to this genomic sequence to represent the inferred CDS: deleted 1 base in 1 codon), translating to MGSTSQNNNLTHTEDEDFLFAMQLASASVLPMVLKSVVELDLLEIMAKAGPGATISPSELAAQLPSKNPDAPVMLDRMLRLLATYSVLNCTLRTHPDGRVERLYSLAPVCKFLTKNADGVSVAPLLLMNQDKVLMESWYHLKDTVLDGGIPFNKAYGMTAFEYHGTDPRFNKVFNRGMSDHSTMTMKKILEDYKGFEGLNSIVDVGGGTGATVNMIVSKHPSIKGINFDLPHVIEDAPAYPGVEHVGGDMFVSVPKADAIFMKWICHDWSDDHCQKFLKNCYEALPVNGKVIIAECLLPEAPDTSFSTKNTVHVDIIMLAHNPGGKERTEKEFEALAKGAGFSGFVRLAVLTTLGSWNSTSD from the exons ATGGGTTCAACAAGCCAAAACAACAATCTAACTCATACAGAGGATGAAGATTTCTTATTTGCCATGCAATTGGCTAGTGCTTCTGTACTTCCTATGGTCTTAAAATCAGTTGTGGAACTTGACCTTCTTGAAATCATGGCTAAGGCTGGTCCAGGTGCAACCATTTCGCCTTCTGAACTAGCTGCTCAGCTTCCTTCCAAGAACCCTGATGCACCCGTTATGCTCGATCGGATGCTTAGGCTCCTGGCTACATATTCTGTTCTCAATTGTACTCTTAGGACACACCCTGATGGACGTGTTGAGAGGCTTTATAGTTTGGCTCCAGTGTGTAAGTTCTTGACTAAGAATGCTGATGGTGTTTCTGTTGCTCCACTTTTGCTCATGAATCAAGATAAAGTCCTCATGGAGAGCTG GTACCATTTAAAAGATACAGTTCTTGATGGTGGAATCCCATTCAACAAGGCCTATGGAATGACAGCATTCGAGTACCATGGCACAGATCCAAGATTCAACAAAGTTTTCAACCGTGGAATGTCTGATCACTCCACCATGACCATGAAAAAAATTCTGGAAGACTACAAGGGATTTGAAGGCCTCAATTCCATTGTTGATGTTGGTGGCGGAACAGGGGCTACCGTGAACATGATTGTCTCCAAGCATCCTTCCATTAAGGGCATTAATTTTGATTTGCCCCATGTCATTGAAGATGCTCCGGCTTATCCAG GCGTCGAGCACGTTGGTGGCGACATGTTTGTTAGTGTGCCAAAAGCAGATGCCATTTTCATGAAG TGGATTTGTCATGATTGGAGCGATGATCATTGccaaaaattcttgaagaattgcTATGAAGCACTTCCTGTCAATGGGAAAGTGATAATTGCGGAGTGCCTACTTCCAGAGGCCCCAGATACATCATTTTCCACTAAGAATACTGTACATGTTGATATTATCATGTTAGCACATAATCCAGGAGGCAAAGAAAGGACTGAAAAGGAATTTGAGGCTTTGGCTAAAGGGGCTGGTTTTAGTGGATTC GTAAGGCTTGCTGTGCTTACAACACTTGGGTCATGGAATTCAACAAGTGATTAA